Genomic DNA from Streptomyces sp. GS7:
CGGCGAAGCTGACCGAGGACCAACTCGGTGACCTTCCCCGGGCGTTGAAGGGCAACCTCTGCCGCTGCACCGGCTACCGCGCGATCGAGGACGCCATCCGCGGCGCCAAGCACGTCGAGGAACCCCGCCCCGGGCAGTCGGTCGGCCGCAACCTGGGCGCCCCGGCCGGGCCGCAGGTGGTCACCGGCACCGCCCGCTACACCTTCGACATCGAGGTCGAGGGGCTGCTCCACATGAAGCTGCTGCGCTCCCCGCACCCGCACGCGCGGATCGTCTCCATCGACACCGCGGCCGCGCTGCGCGTCCCCGGCGTGCACCTCGTCCTGACCCACCACGACGCCCCCGAGCGACTGTTCTCCTCGGCCCGGCACGAGCACCCCACCGAGGACCCGGACGACACCCGGGTGCTGGACGACGTGGTCCGGTTCGTCGGGCAGCGGGTGGCCGCCGTGGTCGCCGACAGCGAGGGCGCCGCCGAGGAGGGCTGCCGCCGCATCGCCGTCGAGTACGAGCAACTGCCGTACGTCCTCGACCCGGAGGAGGCGATGCGCCCCGGCGCCCCGGTGATCCACGCCAAGGGCCCGGAGACCCGGATCGCCCGCGCCGCGAACAACGTCGTCGGCGAGGTGCACGGTGAGGTCGGCAGCGTCGAGGAGGGCTTCGCGGACGCCGACCTCGTCTACGAGGACACCTTCCGCACCCAGCGGGTGCAGCACGCCAGCCTGGAGACCCACGGCGCCCTCGCGTACTTCGAGGAGAAGGAGGACGGCGACGGCGAGCGGATCGTGGTCCGCTCCAGCACCCAGGTCCCGTTCCTGACCCGGCGCGCCCTGTGCGCGCTCTACGACCTGCCGCAGGACGAGGTCCGGGTGGTCGCGGGCCGGGTCGGCGGCGGCTTCGGCGGCAAGCAGGAGATGCTGACCGAGGACATCGTGGTGCTGGCCGCGATGCGGCTGCACCGGCCGGTGAAGCTGGAGTTCACCCGCGCCGAGCAGTTCTTCGGCGCCACCACCCGGCACCCGTTCACCATCGGCATCAAGGCCGGCGCGAAGCGGGACGGCACCCTGACGGCCCTTCAGCTGCGGGTGGTCTCCAACACCGGCGCCTACGGCAACCACGGTCCCGCGGTGATGTTCCACAGTGTCGGCGAGTCGATGGCCGTCTACCGCGCGCCCCACAAGAAGGTCAACGCCTTCTCCGTCTACACCAATTGCGTCCCGGCCGGCGCGTTCCGCGGCTACGGCCTGGGCCAGGTCACCTTCGCGGTGGAGTCGGCGATGGACGAGCTGGCCCAGCGCCTGGGCATCGATCCGCTGGTCTTCCGGGAGCGCAACATCATCGGCCCCGGGGAGCACATGATCAGCCCCGGCGGCGAGGAGGAGGACCTGCACATCGCCAGCTACGGCCTCGACCAGTGCCTCACGGTCGTCCGCGACGCCATCGCCGCCGACCGCAGCGCCGAGGACGCCCCCGAGGGCTGGCTGGTCGGCCAGGGCACCGCGATGTCGATGATCGCCACCGGCCCGCCCGGCGGCCACTACGCCGACGCCACCGTGACGCTCCTGGAGGACGGCACGTACGACATCGCCG
This window encodes:
- a CDS encoding molybdopterin-dependent oxidoreductase, whose amino-acid sequence is MSFAIHVNDRPFDAEPRPGQCLRTYLRDRGWFGVKKGCDAGDCGACTVHVDGEPVHSCLYPAVRAEGRRVTTVEGLAEPDGELHPVQRKFLDAQGFQCGFCTAGFVMTTAKLTEDQLGDLPRALKGNLCRCTGYRAIEDAIRGAKHVEEPRPGQSVGRNLGAPAGPQVVTGTARYTFDIEVEGLLHMKLLRSPHPHARIVSIDTAAALRVPGVHLVLTHHDAPERLFSSARHEHPTEDPDDTRVLDDVVRFVGQRVAAVVADSEGAAEEGCRRIAVEYEQLPYVLDPEEAMRPGAPVIHAKGPETRIARAANNVVGEVHGEVGSVEEGFADADLVYEDTFRTQRVQHASLETHGALAYFEEKEDGDGERIVVRSSTQVPFLTRRALCALYDLPQDEVRVVAGRVGGGFGGKQEMLTEDIVVLAAMRLHRPVKLEFTRAEQFFGATTRHPFTIGIKAGAKRDGTLTALQLRVVSNTGAYGNHGPAVMFHSVGESMAVYRAPHKKVNAFSVYTNCVPAGAFRGYGLGQVTFAVESAMDELAQRLGIDPLVFRERNIIGPGEHMISPGGEEEDLHIASYGLDQCLTVVRDAIAADRSAEDAPEGWLVGQGTAMSMIATGPPGGHYADATVTLLEDGTYDIAVGTAEFGNGTTTVHKQITAGALGTTVDRIAIRQSDTDVVRHDTGAFGSAGTVVAGKAVMKAANGLAERILSFAAEHARTPRSLCRLLADAVECDGRTVSLKELHEAAREKEVELAAAGHWGGSPRSVAFNAQWFRIAVDPGTGEIRILRSVHSADAGKVMNPMQCRGQVEGGVAQALGATLFEQVLVDGGGKVLTPAFRRYRLPAYADVPRTEVHFTETSDAIGPLGAKSMSESPFNPVAPAFGNALRDATGVRFTEVPFLRDKVWLALEEHRAAGGEEGRPARQHPSREGSV